The Streptomyces europaeiscabiei genome window below encodes:
- a CDS encoding IclR family transcriptional regulator, producing the protein MSASDPGSLVPAVTRAVAILDALGEAEGRPLSVSEIARALGLPKSSTGNLCASLEAAGMIARNGSGFSLGRKLVELGGRYLATVDQLRDFYELCRRSAHISRETARVAVLDGLDVLYLGRYDGTQPLRLTANIGDRFPANCTATGKAILSTLDPAVAEDRLRGRTLPALSERSITSVPALMDDLAKARERGYAIDDEEATAGILCLAVPVAGFRTDSAPFAISVTVLKARLDDEFREALLKDLRTIAAGLENPMLPQGAPPGG; encoded by the coding sequence GTGAGCGCAAGTGACCCGGGTAGCCTCGTTCCCGCTGTGACGCGGGCCGTGGCCATCCTCGACGCACTCGGCGAGGCGGAAGGGCGCCCGCTGTCGGTGAGTGAGATCGCGCGCGCCCTGGGCCTGCCGAAGTCCTCGACGGGCAATCTGTGTGCCTCGCTGGAGGCGGCCGGCATGATCGCGCGCAACGGCTCGGGCTTCAGTCTGGGTCGCAAGCTCGTCGAGTTGGGTGGCCGCTACCTGGCCACCGTCGATCAGTTGCGCGACTTCTACGAGCTGTGTCGGCGCAGTGCCCACATCTCGCGGGAGACTGCACGGGTGGCCGTACTCGACGGCTTGGACGTCCTCTACCTGGGGCGTTACGACGGCACGCAGCCGTTGCGGCTGACCGCCAACATCGGTGACCGCTTCCCGGCCAACTGCACGGCCACCGGCAAGGCCATCCTGTCCACGCTGGATCCGGCGGTGGCCGAGGACCGGCTGCGCGGCCGTACCCTGCCCGCGCTCAGTGAGCGGTCCATCACCTCCGTGCCCGCCCTGATGGACGACCTGGCGAAGGCCCGGGAGCGCGGCTATGCGATCGACGACGAGGAGGCCACGGCGGGCATCCTCTGTCTGGCCGTACCGGTCGCCGGCTTCCGTACGGACTCGGCGCCCTTCGCGATCAGTGTCACCGTGCTCAAGGCCCGGCTCGACGACGAGTTCCGAGAGGCCCTGCTGAAGGACCTGCGGACCATCGCCGCAGGGCTGGAGAACCCCATGCTTCCGCAGGGGGCGCCGCCCGGCGGCTGA
- the tkt gene encoding transketolase: protein MNPHSTASAPEWTELDQRAVDTARVLAVDAVQRVGNGHPGTAMSLAPAAYTLFQKVMRHDPADPDWVGRDRFVLSAGHSSLTLYTQLYLAGFGLELHDLKAFRTWGSKTPGHPEYGHTKAVETTTGPLGQGVANAVGMAMAARYERGLFDPETAVGESPFDHHIFVIAGDGCLQEGISAEASSLAGHQKLGNLVLLWDDNHISIEGDTETAVSEDTAKRYEAYGWHVQRVEPKANGDLDPAALFEAIEAAKAVTDRPSFIAMRSIIAWPAPNAQNTEAAHGSALGADEVAATKRVLGFDPEKNFEVAGEVIAHTRALGERGREARAVWEKQLQEWRDGNAERAAEFDRISAGELPEGWESHLPEFETGKSVATRAASGKVLQALGAVVPELWGGSADLAGSNNTTIDKTSSFLPADNPLAEANPYGRTIHFGIREHSMAAEMNGIALHGNTRIFGGTFLVFSDYMRNAVRLSALMHLPVTYVWTHDSIGLGEDGPTHQPVEHLASLRAIPGLNIVRPADANETTIAWREILKRWTKEFGKGAPHGLALTRQGVPTYEANENAAKGGYVLFDAEGGDAQVVLIATGSEVHVAVEARERLQAQGVPTRVVSMPSVEWFEEQDQGYRDSVLPPAVKARVAVEAGIGLTWHRYVGDAGRIVSLEHFGASADGKVLFQEFGFTAENVAAKARESIAALDRGPNRKHHQVGEATSMTSDALKHLSEEGVAIWLDDLSRRRITSGNLAELIKRKHVVGVTTNPTIFEQAVGKGDDYADQIRELALRGVTVSEAVRMITTADVRDAADILCPVFDATGGRDGWVSIEVDPRLAHGTAATVAEAKQLAWLVDRPNTLIKIPATKAGLPAITEVIGMGISVNVTLIFSLARYREVMDAYLAGLEKAKERGLDLSRIHSVASFFVSRVDTEIDKRLDAIGTPEAKEARGKSALANARLAYQAYEAVFGSADGSTQPSGAWTALDRDRANKQRPLWASTGVKDPSYPDTLYITELVAPGTVNTMPEATLDATADHGEITGNTIAGTYEQARADLDALAGLGISYRNVAHVLEEQGLQKFQQSWDSLLNAVRHARPPKAPALGD, encoded by the coding sequence GTGAATCCGCACTCGACCGCTTCCGCCCCCGAGTGGACCGAGTTGGACCAGCGGGCCGTGGACACCGCCCGAGTCCTCGCAGTCGACGCCGTACAGAGGGTCGGCAACGGCCATCCGGGTACGGCGATGAGCCTCGCGCCCGCCGCGTACACCCTCTTCCAGAAGGTGATGCGCCACGACCCCGCCGACCCCGACTGGGTCGGGCGCGACCGTTTCGTGCTGTCCGCGGGCCACTCGTCCCTGACTCTCTACACGCAGCTCTACCTGGCCGGTTTCGGTCTGGAGCTGCATGACCTGAAGGCGTTTCGGACGTGGGGTTCGAAGACCCCCGGTCACCCGGAGTACGGGCACACCAAGGCCGTCGAGACGACGACCGGGCCGCTGGGCCAGGGTGTCGCCAACGCGGTGGGCATGGCGATGGCCGCCCGTTACGAGCGCGGTCTGTTCGACCCCGAGACCGCCGTCGGCGAGTCGCCGTTCGATCACCACATCTTCGTGATCGCCGGTGACGGCTGTCTCCAGGAGGGCATCTCCGCCGAGGCGTCCTCGCTGGCCGGTCACCAGAAGCTCGGCAACCTGGTCCTGTTGTGGGACGACAACCACATCTCGATCGAGGGCGACACCGAGACGGCCGTCTCCGAGGACACCGCCAAGCGGTACGAGGCGTACGGCTGGCACGTGCAGCGCGTCGAGCCGAAGGCGAACGGCGACCTCGACCCGGCCGCGCTGTTCGAGGCGATCGAGGCCGCGAAGGCCGTCACCGACAGGCCGTCGTTCATCGCGATGCGCTCGATCATCGCCTGGCCCGCCCCCAACGCGCAGAACACCGAGGCCGCGCACGGCTCGGCACTCGGCGCGGACGAGGTCGCGGCCACCAAGCGGGTTCTCGGCTTCGACCCGGAGAAGAACTTCGAGGTCGCGGGCGAGGTCATCGCGCACACGCGCGCCCTGGGCGAGCGTGGCCGTGAGGCCCGTGCCGTCTGGGAGAAGCAGCTCCAGGAGTGGCGCGACGGCAACGCCGAGCGGGCCGCGGAGTTCGACCGGATCAGCGCGGGCGAGCTGCCCGAGGGCTGGGAGTCGCACCTGCCGGAGTTCGAGACGGGCAAGAGCGTCGCGACGCGTGCCGCGTCCGGCAAGGTCCTGCAGGCGCTCGGCGCGGTCGTCCCCGAACTGTGGGGCGGCTCGGCCGACCTCGCCGGTTCGAACAACACGACGATCGACAAGACGTCGTCCTTCCTCCCGGCGGACAACCCGCTGGCGGAGGCGAACCCCTACGGCCGCACGATCCACTTCGGCATCCGCGAGCACTCCATGGCCGCGGAGATGAACGGCATCGCGCTGCACGGCAACACCCGTATCTTCGGCGGCACGTTCCTGGTGTTCTCCGACTACATGCGCAACGCCGTACGCCTGTCCGCGCTGATGCACCTGCCGGTGACGTACGTCTGGACGCACGACTCCATCGGTCTCGGCGAGGACGGCCCGACCCACCAGCCGGTCGAACACCTGGCCTCCCTGCGGGCGATCCCGGGCCTGAACATCGTCCGCCCGGCCGACGCCAACGAGACGACGATCGCCTGGCGCGAGATCCTCAAGCGCTGGACCAAGGAGTTCGGCAAGGGCGCCCCGCACGGTCTGGCGCTCACCCGCCAGGGCGTGCCGACGTACGAGGCCAACGAGAATGCCGCCAAGGGTGGTTACGTCCTGTTCGACGCCGAGGGCGGCGACGCCCAGGTCGTCCTGATCGCCACCGGGTCCGAGGTGCACGTGGCCGTGGAGGCCCGTGAGCGGCTCCAGGCGCAGGGCGTGCCCACCCGGGTGGTGTCCATGCCGTCCGTGGAGTGGTTCGAGGAGCAGGACCAGGGGTACCGGGACAGCGTTCTGCCGCCGGCCGTCAAGGCGCGGGTCGCGGTCGAGGCCGGTATCGGTCTGACCTGGCACCGGTACGTCGGTGACGCCGGCCGCATCGTTTCGCTGGAGCACTTCGGCGCTTCGGCCGACGGCAAGGTCCTCTTCCAGGAGTTCGGCTTCACTGCCGAGAACGTGGCCGCCAAGGCCCGGGAGTCCATCGCCGCCCTGGACCGCGGCCCCAACCGCAAGCACCACCAGGTAGGGGAAGCGACTTCCATGACAAGCGACGCACTCAAGCACCTTTCAGAGGAAGGCGTCGCGATCTGGCTGGACGACCTCTCCCGCAGACGGATCACCTCCGGCAACCTCGCCGAACTGATCAAGCGCAAGCATGTGGTCGGCGTGACCACCAACCCCACCATCTTCGAGCAGGCGGTCGGCAAGGGGGACGACTACGCGGACCAGATCCGTGAACTGGCGCTGCGTGGGGTGACGGTTTCCGAGGCCGTCCGCATGATCACGACGGCGGACGTCCGCGACGCCGCCGACATCCTGTGCCCGGTCTTCGACGCCACCGGCGGCCGCGACGGCTGGGTTTCCATCGAGGTCGATCCGCGTCTCGCGCACGGTACGGCCGCGACCGTGGCGGAGGCCAAGCAGCTCGCCTGGCTGGTGGACCGCCCCAACACCCTCATCAAGATCCCGGCCACCAAGGCGGGCCTGCCGGCGATCACCGAGGTCATCGGCATGGGCATCAGCGTCAACGTCACACTGATCTTCTCGCTCGCCCGCTACCGCGAGGTCATGGACGCATACCTCGCAGGCCTGGAGAAGGCCAAGGAGCGTGGTCTTGACCTCTCCAGGATCCACTCCGTGGCGTCCTTCTTCGTGTCCCGCGTCGACACCGAGATCGACAAGCGGCTGGACGCGATCGGCACCCCGGAGGCCAAGGAGGCCCGCGGCAAGTCCGCACTGGCCAACGCCCGCCTTGCCTACCAGGCTTACGAGGCGGTGTTCGGCTCTGCCGACGGATCGACACAGCCCTCCGGCGCCTGGACCGCCCTCGACCGGGACCGGGCGAACAAGCAGCGCCCCCTGTGGGCCTCGACGGGGGTCAAGGACCCCTCTTATCCCGACACCCTCTACATCACCGAACTGGTCGCACCGGGCACGGTCAACACCATGCCGGAGGCCACCCTCGATGCCACTGCCGACCACGGCGAGATCACCGGCAACACCATCGCCGGGACGTACGAGCAGGCCCGCGCCGACCTCGATGCCCTCGCCGGGCTGGGCATCTCCTACCGCAATGTCGCCCACGTCCTGGAGGAGCAAGGGCTTCAGAAGTTCCAGCAGTCCTGGGACAGCCTCCTGAACGCCGTACGGCATGCGCGGCCGCCCAAGGCGCCCGCTCTTGGCGACTGA
- a CDS encoding sugar ABC transporter ATP-binding protein, with product MYDAPDDTADTADIADTSPHRPLVSIRGLRKRFGGTLALADVDLDLHPGRVLALLGHNGAGKSTLIKVLAGVYKADQGEVTVAGHPLGTEAASAEMSFIHQDLGLVEWMTVAENIALGTGYPRRAGLVSWKQVRERSTEALDIVAGHLDPDAAVADLTRAERSLVAIARALSTRARLIVLDEPTASLPAADCARLFDVLHTLRDRGHGIVYVSHRLDEVYQVADSFAVLRDGHLISEGRLADHGPDRIVRDIVGHEAETHRPEPGPKAPTGEAPTVLRLTGVTTEGAGPVDLELRAGEVLGMVGLTGAGHMDLGRALAGSRPIQDGEALLDGRPYRPDSPAAAVDAGIGFVTSNRQEEGCALELTVRENFLANPRADSRSPWRWISPSRERAQATALIERFGVRPANSEAPIATLSGGNQQKVMIGRWLRLSRRVVILEEPTAGVDVGAKAEIYRLLDDALAQGLAVLLISTDFEEVADVCHRALVFVRGHVTAELSGEALTVTELTHAASAMPALTGTADN from the coding sequence GTGTATGACGCTCCCGATGACACAGCCGACACAGCTGACATAGCTGACACATCTCCACACCGCCCCTTGGTGAGCATCCGGGGGCTGCGCAAGCGATTCGGCGGCACTCTCGCCCTCGCCGACGTCGACCTCGACCTTCACCCGGGCAGGGTTCTCGCCCTATTGGGTCACAACGGTGCCGGTAAGTCGACCCTGATCAAGGTCCTCGCCGGGGTCTACAAAGCGGACCAGGGCGAGGTCACGGTCGCGGGCCACCCGCTCGGCACCGAGGCAGCCTCCGCGGAGATGTCCTTCATCCACCAGGACCTCGGCCTCGTCGAATGGATGACGGTCGCCGAGAACATCGCGCTCGGCACCGGCTACCCGCGCCGCGCCGGGCTCGTCTCCTGGAAGCAGGTCCGCGAGCGCAGCACCGAGGCGCTGGACATCGTCGCCGGTCACCTCGACCCGGACGCCGCGGTCGCCGACCTCACCCGCGCCGAGCGCTCCCTCGTCGCCATCGCCCGCGCCCTCTCCACCCGGGCCCGGCTCATCGTCCTTGACGAACCCACCGCGAGCCTGCCCGCCGCGGACTGCGCCCGCCTCTTCGACGTCCTGCACACCCTGCGCGACCGAGGACACGGCATCGTCTACGTCAGCCACCGGCTCGACGAGGTCTACCAGGTCGCCGACAGCTTCGCGGTCCTGCGCGACGGTCACCTCATCAGCGAGGGCCGCCTCGCCGACCACGGCCCCGACCGCATCGTGCGCGACATCGTCGGCCACGAAGCGGAGACCCACCGCCCCGAGCCCGGCCCCAAGGCCCCCACCGGCGAGGCCCCTACCGTGCTGCGTCTCACCGGTGTCACCACCGAGGGCGCGGGCCCCGTCGACCTGGAACTGCGCGCCGGGGAGGTCCTCGGCATGGTCGGCCTCACCGGCGCCGGCCACATGGACCTCGGCCGTGCCCTCGCCGGTTCCCGGCCGATCCAGGACGGTGAGGCACTGCTCGACGGCAGGCCTTACCGGCCCGACTCGCCCGCAGCGGCCGTCGACGCGGGCATCGGCTTCGTCACCAGCAACCGCCAGGAGGAGGGCTGCGCCCTCGAACTCACCGTCAGGGAGAACTTCCTGGCCAACCCGCGGGCCGACAGCCGCTCCCCGTGGCGCTGGATCAGCCCGTCACGCGAGCGCGCCCAGGCGACAGCGCTGATCGAGAGGTTCGGCGTACGCCCGGCCAACTCCGAGGCACCCATCGCGACCCTCTCCGGCGGCAACCAGCAGAAGGTCATGATCGGCCGCTGGCTGCGCCTCAGCAGGCGCGTCGTGATCCTGGAGGAGCCGACCGCGGGAGTCGACGTCGGCGCCAAGGCGGAGATCTATCGCCTGCTCGACGACGCGCTCGCCCAAGGACTCGCTGTCCTCCTCATCTCCACGGACTTCGAGGAAGTCGCCGACGTGTGTCACCGCGCCCTGGTCTTCGTACGGGGCCACGTGACCGCCGAACTCAGCGGCGAAGCCCTCACCGTCACCGAACTCACCCACGCCGCGTCGGCCATGCCGGCGCTGACCGGAACGGCGGACAACTGA
- a CDS encoding ABC transporter permease, whose product MATETEAARPRADHGGTPPQDGTVGDGANKGTPRGSRKQFPVGADKDASSGSLVARLRGGHLIGTYGLLGLTLLLFVIFALALPDTFPTMDNASSILSNQSIPAILALGAMIPIVTGKFDLSVGYGLGFAHVLAMQLIVNSGWPWPIACVVVILGGGIVGVLNGLLVEFAKIDSFIATLGTGSLLYACTGWITDGARIVPGPGGLPPAFTDLYDSSFLGLPVPAFYVLALAVVLWLLLERLPLGRYLYVIGSNARAADLVGIPTRRYGIYAFAGSGLVVGFAGVLLAAQQQIGNPSVGMDYLLPAFVGALLGSTAIKPGRANAAGTVVAVAILAIGLAGIQQLGAEFWATSLFNGGTLLLAVGLAGYSARRRLRAGASATRRSLSTPGTEPATEQPAPAAPGPSATTASDDDAPHTP is encoded by the coding sequence ATGGCCACCGAGACCGAAGCCGCCCGACCGCGGGCCGACCACGGCGGAACCCCACCGCAGGACGGGACCGTCGGGGACGGCGCAAACAAGGGAACACCCCGCGGGTCGCGCAAGCAGTTCCCGGTCGGCGCCGACAAGGACGCGAGCAGCGGCTCCCTCGTCGCCCGGCTGCGCGGCGGCCACCTCATCGGCACCTACGGCCTGCTCGGCCTGACCCTCCTGCTGTTCGTGATCTTCGCGCTGGCCCTGCCGGACACCTTCCCGACGATGGACAACGCCTCGTCGATCCTTTCCAACCAGTCGATCCCCGCGATCCTCGCCCTCGGCGCGATGATCCCCATCGTCACCGGCAAGTTCGACCTCTCCGTCGGCTACGGACTCGGCTTCGCCCACGTCCTGGCCATGCAGCTCATCGTGAACAGCGGCTGGCCCTGGCCGATCGCCTGCGTCGTCGTCATCCTCGGCGGCGGCATCGTCGGGGTGCTCAACGGCCTGCTGGTGGAGTTCGCCAAGATCGACTCCTTCATCGCCACCCTCGGCACCGGCAGCCTCCTGTACGCCTGCACCGGCTGGATCACCGACGGCGCCCGAATCGTGCCCGGCCCAGGCGGCCTGCCCCCGGCCTTCACCGACCTGTACGACTCCTCGTTCCTCGGCCTGCCGGTCCCCGCGTTCTACGTCCTCGCGCTCGCCGTGGTGCTCTGGCTGCTGCTGGAGCGCCTGCCGCTCGGCCGCTACCTGTACGTCATCGGCTCCAACGCCCGCGCCGCCGACCTCGTCGGCATCCCCACCCGCCGGTACGGCATCTATGCCTTCGCCGGGTCCGGACTCGTCGTCGGCTTCGCGGGCGTCCTGCTCGCCGCACAGCAGCAGATCGGCAACCCGAGTGTCGGCATGGACTACCTGTTGCCCGCCTTCGTCGGCGCCCTGCTCGGCTCCACCGCCATCAAACCGGGCCGAGCCAACGCCGCCGGAACCGTCGTGGCCGTCGCCATCCTCGCCATCGGCCTGGCCGGCATCCAGCAGCTCGGCGCCGAGTTCTGGGCGACCTCCCTGTTCAACGGCGGCACGCTGCTCCTCGCGGTCGGCCTGGCCGGTTACTCCGCCCGCCGCAGACTGCGCGCCGGCGCCAGTGCCACCCGCCGCTCACTGTCCACGCCCGGGACGGAACCCGCGACGGAGCAGCCCGCTCCTGCCGCGCCCGGTCCGTCCGCCACCACCGCGTCCGACGACGACGCGCCACACACCCCCTGA
- a CDS encoding alpha/beta hydrolase has protein sequence MPFNPPLAPRSRGRRRLAVGALVTALFGQLLAGTAVAAPSDTKPSAKTPSPGRIAWEPCESPSGQGTFECATVKVPVDWKRPRGATIDLALARHLATDPEHRIGSLLINPGGPGGSGVGFAFSAPESFSPELLERFDIVGFDPRGVGLSNPVMCDEDRVAAQGALLYPDSASSFAALREANRALGENCHDLTGPLVDHMDTASVIRDMEAIRVGLGEKRISYYGVSYGTGIGQQYAERYPHRVRAMTLDSNMDHSLDNWNYQKTETVAMEESYGQFADWCARTPSCVLHDRDARALFDSLYRRAEAGELVLPGDPPYTVTTQDLQGVAFGYMYDPATWFDFAQFLADTDAADPAAGRTLRQRGEPTPFGYLPVMCQDYDFDVSSYATLARYERKLARLAPVTRLSSLAWTDLTGCQDWPAEVTNPPHRLRVDGTPPILLTNSRFDVATPHSWGSNAARQIGREAVFVTYDGVGHGDYWLSPCARDAIDTYLITLKAPRKGIHCPAVWPAGPSAQRQSPSGGLVNPLPDLLGAGTHR, from the coding sequence GTGCCGTTCAACCCCCCACTGGCCCCACGTTCGAGAGGGCGCCGGAGACTGGCCGTCGGAGCCCTGGTCACCGCACTGTTCGGCCAACTGCTCGCCGGCACCGCCGTCGCCGCCCCCTCGGACACGAAACCCTCGGCCAAGACTCCGTCGCCCGGGCGCATAGCCTGGGAGCCATGTGAATCACCCTCGGGCCAGGGCACTTTCGAGTGCGCCACCGTCAAGGTTCCCGTGGACTGGAAGCGCCCGCGCGGCGCCACCATCGACCTGGCCCTCGCCCGCCACCTGGCGACCGACCCCGAGCACCGCATCGGCTCGCTGCTGATCAACCCCGGTGGCCCGGGCGGCTCCGGCGTCGGCTTCGCTTTCAGCGCCCCCGAGTCCTTCTCGCCCGAACTGCTGGAGCGTTTCGACATCGTGGGCTTCGACCCGCGCGGTGTCGGCCTCAGTAACCCGGTGATGTGCGACGAGGACCGGGTGGCCGCACAGGGCGCGCTGCTCTATCCGGACAGCGCCTCGTCCTTCGCCGCCCTCCGTGAGGCGAACCGCGCGCTCGGCGAGAACTGCCACGACCTCACCGGCCCGCTCGTCGACCACATGGACACCGCGAGCGTCATCCGCGACATGGAGGCGATACGCGTCGGCCTCGGCGAGAAGCGGATCAGCTACTACGGCGTCTCGTACGGGACCGGGATCGGCCAGCAGTACGCCGAGCGCTATCCGCACCGTGTCCGCGCGATGACGCTCGACTCGAACATGGACCACAGTCTCGACAACTGGAACTACCAGAAGACCGAGACCGTCGCGATGGAGGAGTCGTACGGCCAGTTCGCCGACTGGTGCGCCCGTACGCCGTCCTGCGTGCTCCACGACCGTGATGCCCGCGCCCTGTTCGACTCGCTCTACCGGCGCGCCGAGGCCGGTGAGCTGGTCCTGCCGGGCGACCCGCCCTACACCGTCACCACCCAGGATCTCCAGGGCGTCGCCTTCGGCTACATGTACGACCCGGCCACCTGGTTCGACTTCGCCCAGTTCCTCGCCGACACGGACGCCGCCGACCCCGCCGCGGGACGGACCCTCCGGCAGCGTGGTGAGCCGACCCCGTTCGGATATCTGCCGGTGATGTGCCAGGACTACGACTTCGACGTGTCCTCGTACGCCACCCTCGCCCGCTACGAGCGCAAGCTCGCCCGGCTTGCCCCCGTCACCCGGCTCAGCTCCCTCGCCTGGACCGACCTGACCGGCTGCCAGGACTGGCCTGCCGAGGTGACCAACCCGCCGCACCGGCTCCGTGTCGACGGCACCCCGCCGATCCTGCTGACCAACAGCCGTTTCGACGTGGCCACCCCGCACTCCTGGGGCTCCAACGCGGCCCGCCAGATCGGCCGCGAGGCCGTGTTCGTCACATACGACGGTGTCGGCCACGGCGACTACTGGCTGAGCCCGTGCGCACGTGACGCCATCGACACCTATCTCATCACCCTCAAGGCCCCCCGCAAGGGCATCCACTGCCCCGCGGTCTGGCCGGCCGGGCCCTCCGCCCAGCGGCAGTCGCCGAGCGGTGGTCTCGTCAACCCGCTGCCCGACCTGCTGGGCGCAGGCACGCACCGGTGA
- a CDS encoding substrate-binding domain-containing protein has translation MAALAMLTASVAGCTRGSESSGSTSVGESSKAGCPAVLAKAKKAVAGAEAVDAPWGGPTTGPKAVPGKTVVYVAQSMTNPGVAGAAEGVKEAAKAIGWKARIIDGQGTPAGIQAAVSQAVAVKPDGIVLSGFDPKSTAQQVAQANAAGIPLIGWHAVGTPGPSKAPKLFSNITTKVEDVAKISADWVISQSNGRAGVVVFTDASIPFAKGKSDLIEKELATCSDTKVLSTSNIPIADASSRTPQEVSALLSRFGTKWTHSVAINDLYFADAAPALRAGGKQGNGAPFNIGAGDGDPSAFQRISSKQFQAATVPEPLSEQGWQIVDEFNRAFAGKPASGYIAPVHITTAANSGGGSSWDPEGYREAYRKLWGK, from the coding sequence ATGGCCGCCCTGGCCATGCTCACCGCTTCCGTCGCAGGCTGCACCCGGGGCTCCGAGAGCTCCGGCTCCACCTCCGTCGGCGAGTCCTCGAAGGCCGGATGTCCGGCGGTCCTGGCGAAGGCGAAGAAGGCGGTCGCGGGCGCCGAGGCCGTCGACGCCCCCTGGGGCGGGCCGACCACGGGCCCCAAGGCGGTCCCCGGCAAGACGGTCGTCTACGTCGCCCAGAGCATGACCAATCCCGGCGTCGCCGGCGCCGCCGAAGGCGTCAAGGAGGCCGCCAAGGCCATCGGCTGGAAGGCGCGGATCATCGACGGCCAGGGCACCCCGGCCGGTATCCAGGCCGCCGTCAGCCAGGCCGTCGCCGTGAAGCCCGACGGCATCGTCCTGTCCGGCTTCGACCCCAAGTCGACCGCACAGCAGGTCGCGCAGGCCAACGCCGCAGGCATCCCGCTCATCGGCTGGCACGCCGTCGGCACCCCCGGGCCCAGCAAGGCCCCGAAGCTCTTCAGCAACATCACCACCAAGGTCGAGGACGTCGCGAAGATCAGCGCCGACTGGGTCATCAGCCAGTCCAACGGCCGGGCCGGCGTGGTGGTCTTCACCGATGCCTCCATCCCGTTCGCCAAGGGCAAGTCGGACCTGATCGAGAAGGAGCTCGCCACCTGCTCCGACACCAAGGTGCTGTCCACCTCCAACATCCCGATCGCCGACGCCAGCAGCCGTACTCCCCAGGAGGTCTCCGCGCTGCTGTCCCGCTTCGGCACCAAGTGGACGCACTCGGTGGCCATCAACGACCTGTACTTCGCCGACGCGGCACCCGCGCTGCGAGCGGGCGGCAAGCAGGGCAACGGTGCCCCGTTCAACATAGGCGCCGGCGACGGCGACCCCTCGGCCTTCCAGCGCATCAGCAGCAAGCAGTTCCAGGCGGCCACGGTGCCGGAACCGTTGTCCGAGCAGGGCTGGCAGATCGTCGACGAGTTCAACCGCGCCTTCGCCGGCAAGCCCGCCAGCGGCTACATCGCCCCGGTACACATCACCACGGCGGCCAACAGCGGCGGCGGCTCCTCCTGGGACCCGGAGGGATACCGCGAGGCGTACCGGAAGCTCTGGGGCAAGTAG